The Macaca nemestrina isolate mMacNem1 chromosome 6, mMacNem.hap1, whole genome shotgun sequence genome window below encodes:
- the LOC105484079 gene encoding butyrophilin-like protein 9 isoform X1 — protein MVDFPVSLDSLKPASLTRSLVFLMHLLLLQPGELNSEVKVLGPEYPILALVGEEVEFPCHLWPQLDAQHMEIRWFRSHTSDVVHLYQEQQELPGRQMEAFRNRTKLVKDDIAYGSVILQLHSIVPSDEGTYGCRFLSNNFSGEALWELEVAGLGSDPHLSLEGFKEGGIQLRLRSSGWYPKPKAQWRDHQGQCLSPEFEAIVWDAQGLFSLETSVVVREGAFSNVSLSIQNLLLNQKKEFVVQIAGVFSPGASPWKGALVGALAALLAVLAALALGFLRLRRRCQEKLKKEAEKREGKLTAELEKLQKELDWRRAEGQAEWRAAQKYAVDVTLDAASAHPSLEVSEDGKSVSSRRAPPGPAPSDPQRFSEQTCALSLERFSAGRHYWEVHVGRRSRWFLGACLAAVPRAGPVRLSPATGYWVLGLWNGCEYFVLAPHRVALPLRVPPRRLGVFLDCEAGQLSFFNVSDGSHIFTFHDTFSGALCAYFRPRAHDGGERPDPLTICPLRVRGTRVPEENDSDTWLQPYEPTDPAPDWW, from the exons ATGGTGGATTTCCCAGTCTCCCTGGACTCCTTGAAGCCAGCATCTCTGACCAGAAGTCTAGTCTTCCTCAtgcacctcctcctccttcagcccGGGGAGCTGAACTCAG AGGTCAAGGTGCTAGGCCCCGAGTATCCCATCCTGGCCCTCGTCGGGGAGGAGGTGGAGTTCCCGTGCCACCTATGGCCACAGCTGGATGCCCAGCACATGGAGATCCGCTGGTTCCGGAGCCACACCTCAGACGTGGTGCACCTGTACCAGGAGCAGCAGGAGCTCCCTGGCAGACAGATGGAGGCGTTCCGGAACAGGACCAAGTTGGTCAAGGACGACATCGCCTACGGCAGTGTGATCCTGCAGCTTCACAGCATCGTCCCCTCCGACGAGGGCACATATGGCTGCCGCTTCCTCTCCAACAACTTCTCTGGCGAAGCTCTCTGGGAACTGGAGGTAGCAG GGCTGGGCTCAGACCCTCACCTCTCCCTTGAGGGCTTCAAGGAAGGAGGCATTCAACTGAGGCTGAGATCCAGTGGCTGGTACCCCAAGCCTAAGGCTCAGTGGAGAGACCACCAGGGACAGTGCCTGTCTCCAGAGTTTGAAGCCATCGTCTGGGATGCCCAGGGCCTGTTCAGTCTGGAAACATCTGTGGTTGTCCGAGAGGGAGCCTTCAGCAATGTGTCCCTCTCCATCCAGAATCTCCTCTTGAACCAGAAGAAAGAGTTTGTGGTCCAGATAGCAG GCGTGTTTTCTCCCGGAGCCTCTCCGTGGAAGGGCGCTTTGGTCGGGGCGCTGGCGGCGCTGCTGGCGGTCCTCGCGGCGCTGGCGCTGGGCTTCCTCCGGCTGCGGCGGCGATGCCAAG AAAAGCTGAAGAAGGAGGCGGAGAAGAGAGAAG ggaAACTCACTGCAGAGCTGG AGAAGCTTCAGAAAGAGCTTG ACTGGAGACGGGCTGAAGGCCAGGCTG AGTGGAGAGCAGCCCAAAAATATGCAG TGGACGTGACTCTGGATGCGGCCTCCGCGCACCCCAGCCTGGAAGTGTCCGAGGATGGCAAGAGCGTGTCTTCCCGCCGGGCGCCGCCAGGCCCCGCGCCGAGCGACCCGCAGCGGTTCTCGGAGCAGACGTGCGCGCTGAGCCTGGAGCGGTTCTCCGCGGGCCGCCACTACTGGGAGGTGCACGTGGGCCGCCGCAGCCGCTGGTTCCTGGGCGCCTGCCTGGCCGCGGTGCCGCGCGCGGGGCCCGTGCGCCTGAGCCCGGCGACCGGCTACTGGGTGCTGGGGCTGTGGAACGGCTGCGAGTACTTCGTCCTGGCCCCGCACCGCGTGGCGCTCCCCCTGCGCGTGCCTCCGCGGCGCCTGGGCGTCTTCCTGGACTGCGAGGCGGGACAGCTGTCCTTCTTCAACGTGTCCGACGGCTCCCACATCTTCACCTTCCACGACACCTTCTCGGGCGCGCTGTGTGCCTACTTCAGGCCCCGGGCCCACGACGGCGGCGAACGTCCGGATCCCCTGACCATCTGCCCGCTGCGGGTGAGAGGGACGCGCGTCCCCGAAGAGAACGACAGTGACACGTGGCTGCAGCCCTACGAGCCCACGGACCCCGCGCCGGACTGGTGGTGA
- the LOC105484079 gene encoding butyrophilin-like protein 9 isoform X2, translating to MVDFPVSLDSLKPASLTRSLVFLMHLLLLQPGELNSEVKVLGPEYPILALVGEEVEFPCHLWPQLDAQHMEIRWFRSHTSDVVHLYQEQQELPGRQMEAFRNRTKLVKDDIAYGSVILQLHSIVPSDEGTYGCRFLSNNFSGEALWELEVAGLGSDPHLSLEGFKEGGIQLRLRSSGWYPKPKAQWRDHQGQCLSPEFEAIVWDAQGLFSLETSVVVREGAFSNVSLSIQNLLLNQKKEFVVQIAGVFSPGASPWKGALVGALAALLAVLAALALGFLRLRRRCQEKLKKEAEKREGERGPGAVHPPPEVPARSAVNQRLWTPWRGFVPAQGVRAAPGNGDQRPRWGKGRLFIRAKAEVRNGCIFHAEGNSLQSWRSFRKSLTGDGLKARLVSGIRLSLTLPHLCLSTPVQLTLMNLSGFILVAFRGLTQHVLIYVTG from the exons ATGGTGGATTTCCCAGTCTCCCTGGACTCCTTGAAGCCAGCATCTCTGACCAGAAGTCTAGTCTTCCTCAtgcacctcctcctccttcagcccGGGGAGCTGAACTCAG AGGTCAAGGTGCTAGGCCCCGAGTATCCCATCCTGGCCCTCGTCGGGGAGGAGGTGGAGTTCCCGTGCCACCTATGGCCACAGCTGGATGCCCAGCACATGGAGATCCGCTGGTTCCGGAGCCACACCTCAGACGTGGTGCACCTGTACCAGGAGCAGCAGGAGCTCCCTGGCAGACAGATGGAGGCGTTCCGGAACAGGACCAAGTTGGTCAAGGACGACATCGCCTACGGCAGTGTGATCCTGCAGCTTCACAGCATCGTCCCCTCCGACGAGGGCACATATGGCTGCCGCTTCCTCTCCAACAACTTCTCTGGCGAAGCTCTCTGGGAACTGGAGGTAGCAG GGCTGGGCTCAGACCCTCACCTCTCCCTTGAGGGCTTCAAGGAAGGAGGCATTCAACTGAGGCTGAGATCCAGTGGCTGGTACCCCAAGCCTAAGGCTCAGTGGAGAGACCACCAGGGACAGTGCCTGTCTCCAGAGTTTGAAGCCATCGTCTGGGATGCCCAGGGCCTGTTCAGTCTGGAAACATCTGTGGTTGTCCGAGAGGGAGCCTTCAGCAATGTGTCCCTCTCCATCCAGAATCTCCTCTTGAACCAGAAGAAAGAGTTTGTGGTCCAGATAGCAG GCGTGTTTTCTCCCGGAGCCTCTCCGTGGAAGGGCGCTTTGGTCGGGGCGCTGGCGGCGCTGCTGGCGGTCCTCGCGGCGCTGGCGCTGGGCTTCCTCCGGCTGCGGCGGCGATGCCAAG AAAAGCTGAAGAAGGAGGCGGAGAAGAGAGAAGGTGAGCGGGGACCGGGCGCTGTGCACCCACCTCCCGAAGTGCCCGCCCGCAGTGCAGTCAATCAAAGGCTCTGGACCCCGTGGCGAGGGTTTGTTCCAGCGCAAGGTGTCAGGGCGGCCCCCGGGAACGGCGATCAGCGCCCTCGGTGGGGAAAGGGAAGATTGTTCATACGGGCGAAAGCGGAGGTGCGGAACGGTTGCATCTTCCACGCAGAG ggaAACTCACTGCAGAGCTGG AGAAGCTTCAGAAAGAGCTTG ACTGGAGACGGGCTGAAGGCCAGGCTGGTGAGTGGAATCCGTCTCTCTCTGACTCTTCCTCATTTATGTCTGAGCACCCCGGTCCAACTCACCCTGATGAACCTATCGGGCTTCATTCTGGTTGCATTCCGCGGCCTCACACAGCATGTGTTAATCTATGTCACTGGGTAG